The genomic segment ACCCGGGGGTACATGCTCGTCAGCGCCGTCGGCCATCCGCTGATGGCGGAAATAGGCAACCTGCAGCTGTACATCTTCCCGTCGGTGATCGGCCTGGGCTACCTGCTGAGCAGAGAAGTGGGCCTGAGCATCTGGCTCTTCCTGGTACTCAACCGGCTGGAGAACGTGGGGCTGGCCGCGTACGGCCTGACTGTCCCCATGGGTGCCAGCGGGTTCGCGGGGTGGAGCACGATACACTTCTTCCGCAACCAGGAGGTGGGCGGATGGCTGCTGATGGGTGGGCTGCTGATGTGGACCGCGCTGAAGCGGGCCCGCCGGGTGCTGGCGAGCGCCGGCGCGGATCCCGCGGAAGCGCGCCAGGTGCGGTGGGCGCTGATCGGCCTCATTATCGGCACGATCGTGATCGGCGCGTGGTTCATGGCCGCGGGCATGTCATTGGGCATCGTGATCCTGGCGGTGCTGCTGCAGTACCTGTCCCTGGTCACCTTGACTCGGATCGTCGCCTCCTCCGGCCTGTTCTGGATCGTGATGTCGTGGCTGCCGTGCGACGTGCTCGCCCAGAACCTCGGCACCGCGGTCGTCGGCCCCGCCAATCTGACCGGTGTTTACCTGCTGCAAGGCGGCCAGGAGGCGCAGACCTCGCAGATGCCGATGCTCATGGACAGCATGAAGATCGGCCATACCTCACGGCTGCCCCTGGGGCGGATGATCGCCGCCATCGGCGGCGCCACGGTGGTGGCCATCATCGTATCCACCTTGGCCGGCATGCCCATGATCTATCACAAGGGCGGGGTCTCCATGACCGAGCTCTGGTCGTGGCCGGACTGGCTCTACCCTCGGCTCCAGCGCCAGCTCGACGCCATGGACAAGCGCACCAATCTCAGCCTGGTGTTCATGGTTGTGGGCGCGGGGGTGACGATGTTCCTGGTGCAGATGAACCGCTCCTTCCTGTGGTGGCGGCTCAGCCCCATCGGCTACTTGCTATCGAGCATGTCGGCTTCCGCCATCATCGCGTACTCCATCTTCATCGGGTGGCTGATCAGCGGCCTGGTGCTGCGCTATGGGGGGCTGCGCCCCTATCGCAAGTTCAGGCCCGTGTTCCTGGGCATGATCCTGGGCGAGTTCGCGACCGTGGGTTTCTGGCTGATCGTGGATGCCATCTTCGGGGGCAAGGTTGGCAACCTCGTCGTGGGCCAGTAATGACCGCGGCGGGGGGGCTGGCGTCCCCGAACCCCTGGGGCGCGCACGCAGCTGCCCGGCCCCGCATGCGGACCGAACCAGCATAGTGGCGACAGGACCGTGAGCAGAGTGGCCACCGCAGCCGACACGCGCAAGGGACGGACCTTCGACGAGCTCATCGCGCTCGTGCGGCAGGCGCGCCCCGACTTCGACGAGGAGGGCCTGCGCCGCGCCTACGAGTTTGCGCGGCAAGCCCATGCCGGTGCCTCCCGCGCCTCCGGCGGCCCCTACATCTCCCACCCCATCGAGGTGGCGGCGCTGCTGGCGGAACTGGGCCTCGACGACCAAGCGCTGACGGCCGCGCTGCTGCACGACGTGATCGAGGACACGGGGGTAAGCCCCGACGATCTGCGCCGCGAGTTCGGCGACGAGATCGCGAGCCTGGTGGACGGGGTCACCAAGCTCAGCCGCATTGACTTCCACACCCAGCGCGAGCGCCAGGCGCAGAACCTGCGCAAGATGCTGCTGGCGATGGCGCGCGACCTGCGGGTCATCCTCATCAAGCTCGCGGATCGCCTGCACAACATGCGCACCCTGGGGTCGCTGCCGCTCCCGCGCCGGCGCGAGATCGCCGAGGAGACGCTGCATATCTTCGCCCCCATCGCCCACCGGCTGGGGGTGTGGCGGCTGAAGTGGGAGCTGGAAGACCTCGCCCTGCGCTACACCGACCCGCGGGCATATCATCGCATCGTGCGCCAGGTCGCCCGCACCCGCGAGGACCGCGAGCGCACCGTCAACCGCGCCATCGCCGAGCTGCGCGCGCGCCTGGATGAGGTCGCCATCAAGGCCGATATCCACGGCCGCCCCAAGCACTTCTTCAGCATTTACCAGAAGATGCAGGCGCAGGGGGTGGACTTCGAGCAGATCCTCGATCTGCAGGCCATCCGCGTGCTGGTGCACACCGTCGCCGAGTGCTACTCGGTGCTGGGCGAGGTGCACACCCTGTGGCTGCCGCTGCCCGGGATGTTCACCGATTACATCGCCAAGCCCAAGGCCAACCTCTACCAGGCGCTGCACACCAAGGTCTTCGGCCCCAACGGCGAGCCCATGGAAGTCCAAATCCGCACCTACGACATGCACCGCACCGCGGAATACGGCGTCGCCTCCCACTGGCGCTACAAGGAGGGCGATCAGGGCGACCAGGACCTGGAGCGGAAGCTGTCGTGGCTGCGCCACCTGCTCGACCTGCAGAGCGACCTCGAGGACCCCGGCGAGTGGCTCGAATCCCTCAAGATAGACCTCTACCAGAACCAGGTCTTCGTCTTCACCCCGCGCGGCGACGTCATAGACCTGCCCGCGGGTTCGACGCCGGTTGACTTCGCCTACCGCATTCACACCAACATCGGCAACTCGTGCGTCGGCGCGCGCGTCAACGGGCGCATCGTCCCCCTGGCCTACGTCTTCCAAAACGGCGACGTCGCCGAGATCCTGACCTCCAAGTCCAGTGCCGGGCCCAGCCTGGACTGGCTGTCGTTCGTGCGCACCAGCCAGGCCAAGGGGCGCATCAAGTCCTGGTACCGCAAGGCCCGCCACGGCGAGGACTTGCAGCGCGGCCGCGAGCTGCTGGAGCAGGAGGCCAAGCGCCAGGGGCTCAAGCTGTC from the Armatimonadota bacterium genome contains:
- a CDS encoding DUF6785 family protein, yielding TRGYMLVSAVGHPLMAEIGNLQLYIFPSVIGLGYLLSREVGLSIWLFLVLNRLENVGLAAYGLTVPMGASGFAGWSTIHFFRNQEVGGWLLMGGLLMWTALKRARRVLASAGADPAEARQVRWALIGLIIGTIVIGAWFMAAGMSLGIVILAVLLQYLSLVTLTRIVASSGLFWIVMSWLPCDVLAQNLGTAVVGPANLTGVYLLQGGQEAQTSQMPMLMDSMKIGHTSRLPLGRMIAAIGGATVVAIIVSTLAGMPMIYHKGGVSMTELWSWPDWLYPRLQRQLDAMDKRTNLSLVFMVVGAGVTMFLVQMNRSFLWWRLSPIGYLLSSMSASAIIAYSIFIGWLISGLVLRYGGLRPYRKFRPVFLGMILGEFATVGFWLIVDAIFGGKVGNLVVGQ
- a CDS encoding bifunctional (p)ppGpp synthetase/guanosine-3',5'-bis(diphosphate) 3'-pyrophosphohydrolase, with amino-acid sequence MSRVATAADTRKGRTFDELIALVRQARPDFDEEGLRRAYEFARQAHAGASRASGGPYISHPIEVAALLAELGLDDQALTAALLHDVIEDTGVSPDDLRREFGDEIASLVDGVTKLSRIDFHTQRERQAQNLRKMLLAMARDLRVILIKLADRLHNMRTLGSLPLPRRREIAEETLHIFAPIAHRLGVWRLKWELEDLALRYTDPRAYHRIVRQVARTREDRERTVNRAIAELRARLDEVAIKADIHGRPKHFFSIYQKMQAQGVDFEQILDLQAIRVLVHTVAECYSVLGEVHTLWLPLPGMFTDYIAKPKANLYQALHTKVFGPNGEPMEVQIRTYDMHRTAEYGVASHWRYKEGDQGDQDLERKLSWLRHLLDLQSDLEDPGEWLESLKIDLYQNQVFVFTPRGDVIDLPAGSTPVDFAYRIHTNIGNSCVGARVNGRIVPLAYVFQNGDVAEILTSKSSAGPSLDWLSFVRTSQAKGRIKSWYRKARHGEDLQRGRELLEQEAKRQGLKLSEAERAPHLDEIAGRMNYVGAEDLVAAVGHGDVTAEAVVNRIQGQVEKTRKPALPVRKARQGALQLGISARGMDSVLFRLSRCCAPIPGDHIVGYVTRGRGLAIHRQACPNVARYSEREPERLADVEWTFAKDAVYPAEIQVEALDRVGLLNDVTGIITSRGINISAARVRTTKPRTAMISITLDVTGTEQLQALLEALGRLSDVLHAHRVTT